A single region of the Maniola jurtina chromosome 21, ilManJurt1.1, whole genome shotgun sequence genome encodes:
- the LOC123876355 gene encoding uncharacterized protein LOC123876355, which produces MAANNKWSLETTIKFIQCYKIHECLWNFSSPDYKNKDKRNAALIAIVNEMNINDFGVTEVKNKIKNLRSTYSQELKKIEDSKKSGAGINNLYVSNIKWLKEMEEVFMNDLKRKTYENIQSVSQIHGHQNAEQQQSDLQCVASSEQANRSQSTVTDANATNNTSTGTSATPSRPKKRPREIVKAINDLKTMHDKVFKEEEETPFDLFGKSVAMQLKTMSVENALRAQQKIQCILTDIGITDYRERTASSISTYESVATPASTYSSYDETLTAGTYEVGTEDSNAVYSYIIQEPEASTEITATDDLIHSAMQAASVSSNRSE; this is translated from the exons atggCCGCTAATAACAAATGGAGCTTGGAAACAACGATAAAATTTATTCAGTGTTACAAAATACATGAATGTTTGTGGAATTTTTCATCACCCGATTACAAAAACAAGGACAAGCGTAATGCAGCACTAATTGCAATAGTAAATGAGATGAACATCAACGACTTTGGTGTCACAGAGGTGAAgaacaaaatcaaaaatttaagaTCAACTTACAGCcaagaattgaaaaaaattgaagactCAAAGAAATCGGGAGCTGGAATAAATAATCTTTATGTCTCAAATATAAAATGGCTCAAGGAAATGGAGGAGGTATTCATGAATGATCTGAAAAGAAAGACGTACGAGAAT ATTCAATCGGTGTCTCAAATTCACGGTCATCAAAATGCTGagcaacaacaaagtgatttacAATGCGTAGCCTCTTCTGAACAAGCAAATCGTTCACAATCTACAGTCACTGATGCCAATGCTACAAATAATACATCTACTGGCACTTCTGCTACTCCTTCACGACCAAAAAAGAGGCCTAGAGAAATTGTAAAAGCCATTAATGATTTAAAGACGATGCACGATAAAGTAtttaaagaagaagaagaaacacCATTCGACTTATTTGGTAAAAGTGTTGCAATGCAATTAAAAACAATGTCAGTGGAAAATGCGTTAAGGGCACAACAGAAAATTCAATGCATTTTAACCGACATTGGGATAACTGATTATAGGGAGAGAACAGCTTCATCAATCTCTACCTACGAGTCAGTTGCGACTCCAGCATCTACTTATTCAAGTTACGATGAAACGCTGACGGCCGGCACATATGAAGTTGGTACTGAAGATAGTAATGCTGTTTATTCTTATATTATCCAAGAACCAGAAGCATCAACAGAAATTACTGCCACGGATGATCTCATTCACTCAGCTATGCAGGCTGCTTCTGTTAGTAGTAATAGGTCTGAATAG
- the LOC123876528 gene encoding uncharacterized protein LOC123876528, whose product MTRKLSEDETLKLVQLYGENECLWDIKSLNYRNKEMRSTALQNMAQQMQIQGLTSTEVKNKIKAIRATYYLELDKIQKSTRSGASGDVYVPKVKWFQELDGFIKNAIVKRKTMDNSGTSNDDAELGEAEGVGDGAENVSRSTENNDNSTETPTQAIQTPVRNSVIAPNQPGPPRSKRSKISQMAAMIKDLKSVSNDVKMSPSEEESDADIFGKHVAAQLKKLSEEQSVIAQEEIQKILSKARLANIQQKKYTENAHSSSPNYIIPSPAATTTSSTSSMGFYSLEPNPMTASSDNTITFYPPEVAEPATSNSSLGFHPSDRSTNPTFVNPRQVIITPSGLNYNTTINEEAESENNTAVNTIMRAYENS is encoded by the exons ATGACGCGTAAGCTTAGCGAAGACGAAACCTTAAAATTGGTGCAATTATATGGCGAAAACGAGTGCCTTTGGGATATTAAATCCCTAAATTACCGCAATAAAGAAATGCGGTCAACAGCGTTGCAAAATATGGCTCAACAAATGCAAATCCAAGGGCTCACTTCTActgaagtaaaaaataaaattaaagccatAAGGGCTACATATTATTTAGAGCTCGACAAGATACAAAAATCCACCAGATCTGGCGCTAGTGGGGACGTATATGTCCCAAAAGTCAAGTGGTTTCAAGAACTGGACGGCTTTATAAAAAATGCTATTGTAAAAAGGAAAACAAtg GATAACTCAGGAACCAGCAACGATGACGCTGAGTTGGGTGAAGCTGAGGGTGTTGGTGACGGAGCTGAAAATGTATCAAGATCTACTGAAAATAATGATAATTCTACTGAAACGCCAACTCAAGCCATCCAGACGCCAGTTCGAAATTCTGTGATAGCTCCCAATCAACCTGGGCCTCCGCGATCAAAACGCTCCAAAATATCTCAGATGGCCGCCATGATAAAGGACTTAAAAAGTGTGTCAAATGATGTTAAAATGTCACCATCTGAAGAAGAGTCTGACGCTGATATTTTCGGTAAACATGTGGCGGCTCAACTAAAAAAACTGTCTGAAGAACAATCTGTTATTGCACAAGAAGagatccaaaaaatattatctaaagcTAGATTGGCTAATATACAACAAAAGAAGTATACAGAAAATGCACACTCTTCATCCCCTAACTATATTATCCCTAGTCCGGCAGCAACTACAACAAGCAGCACAAGTAGCATGGGATTTTACTCCCTGGAGCCCAACCCAATGACTGCATCAAGCGACAACACCATAACATTTTACCCGCCAGAGGTTGCCGAGCCTGCCACTAGCAACAGCTCTTTAGGATTTCATCCTTCCGATCGATCAACGAACCCCACATTTGTAAACCCCAGGCAGGTTATTATTACACCCTCAGGTTTGAATTACAACACCACGATCAACGAAGAAGCTGAAAGTGAAAATAACACTGCTGTTAACACGATTATGCGTGCTTATGAAAATTCTTAA